The Anguilla rostrata isolate EN2019 chromosome 2, ASM1855537v3, whole genome shotgun sequence genome contains the following window.
TAAAGCACGCAGACatgtgaagaggtttagttgttgCTGGACTAagcattagaatgggcaagacaCATGATAAGTGACTTTCTCCATAGCATGATTGTTGGTGGAAGATGTGATCTCAGAAACCGCTGCCCTTCTGGGATTGTCACGCACTAGAGCCTCTAGTGTTTACAGAGGATGGTGCGATAAACAAAAATCCAGTGAacagcagttctgtgggtgaaaacaccttttttatgagagaggtcagaggtagACTCACTCAAGCGAACCGAAAGCccatgaatgctgaaatgacagttgtttacaacagtggtgtgcagaagggcatctgtGCCTCTGCACACACAACGTGTCAAACtctgaagcagatgggctacagcagcacaAGATCATTTCAGGTTCCACTCCTGtaagctaagaacaggaagatgaggctacagtgggcacaACATCACCAAAACTAGACTGACATCATCTCTGTTGTGCCATGTAGATGGTACGGTCAGAATTTGACGTTAACATCATGAATCCATGATCCACCTGCCTTGCTTCAAGatggttccacaaacatgagagtaacttcagtttactccaatggcctgcacagtccccacaTCTCAATGCAATAGAATATCTCTGTTACAAGGCGGAATGAGAgttcacagcatgaatgtgCGGCTGAAAAATCTGCTGGAACTGTATGATGCAATCAGCATGGACGgaaatccctaaggaatgtttccagaaCCTTGTTGaataattcaggctgttctggaggcaaaaagGGGTCCTACCCCATACTAGATAAGTGTACTGAaatggccactgagtgtatgtCACATTTGGAATCTGTCTACAGAACGCAGTTGACACAGAAGTCAGcttgacagaaaaaatgttgatttctGTGCTATATCCAAGTGACAATGAGTTGACGCATGTacctcatttatttataatgggAAGGGAAATCCCAAGCCAGGGACCAGACATAACCTCACTTCTTCCCTTCCTAAGAATTGCACAACTTGAAAACCACAGCACACAAGCATGTGTCACAAGTACTGCTTGCCATATACCACAGCTGTAATCACACTTACGGTTTCAACAGCACTTCTGACAACAGAGTAAAAAACACCCTCATCTGCTTCCTAGCACCTTCGTCACCACGACTGAAATGATCACAGAATCaagaatgtaaataaattatgaaaccATGCAGGTAAGAAAGGCAGCTTTACATTTATATCATAAAACACATATGCTTTTAGACTAAACataacacatgaaaaaaaaggaaaagtaaaaaaagaaagattcagATACTGGAATGTTTCATTTCCTTGCGCCTAAGTAGGACCCAATGCCTTTTGGAGAAGCGAGATGGACCATTCACTGGTCCTTCTGTAGAGAGGAGTAGTATTCCGTGAGGACCTTCCACGCCTTTGGAGCCATGAACCCGTCGGGCGGGTTCTCCCCGCTCCTCGCCAGCTTCCTCATGCGGGTTCCGGAGATGAACTCGAACTCGCTGTGTCTGCGAAAGGCAAGGCGGGACAGTGCGAGTGAGCGAGGGATAGCACTGTGACCCGGCGGTGTCTGTTTTTTGCGAAGGCGCAGGTGCCTGGCTCACCGCTCTTTGTCGTAGAAGTCCATGCCCTTCTTGACTTTGTTGTAGGCCGCGACTCTGAAGGGGATAATCTCCACGGAGGTGAGGCCGGGAGCCATGGTCAGCACCTTGCTCCCATGGGTGGGCTCGTACAGGTCCTGTTTGGTCTCCGGGTGGGGCATGCCAGCTGGGTCTCTGCCTACTATGTAGAAGTTAGCGCCGGCTATCATCCGGGCCCTGCAGTGCCACTGAACCTGGGGGTACGGAAAAATAGACACTATGTAAACATTCACAGGGAGGAATGACTGCAGATTATgaccacagagagcagagaacgAGAGACACAAAACAGTGCCACAAATGGCCACAAATGCCTTTGGTCAATTGTCTTGCCTGGAATGTCCTCCGAGGCCCTGTGTGTTTTCATATGGTGCGTGAGTTGAGAGGACTGGGTGGGGTCTCAGCCACGGGGCAGACACAGTACCTCCGTAGGCCCAGCGTACATCATGGGCGAGGGGAAAATGGCCACGATGGTGCAGGCCGGGTCCAGCACGCCCTCCTCCAGCACGGCGGCGTGCTGCTTCATGCGCCAGTCCAGCGGCACGTCGTCGTCCTTGGTCCAGCCGCCCAGcgggtgcagcagcagcaccggCCGCTGGTAGCCCCGCTCAAGCAGCCGCCGCTTGGTGTCCTGCATCAGCAGGGCGTGCCCGTTGTGCACGGGGTTGCGCAGCTGGAACGCGAAGATGGCGTCTGGCAGATGAAAAAGATTGCAGTTACATCAGCAGCCAAATAAAAGCAGTTCAGAATAAGCCATATAAATCGGCTAGTTTATCCTCAGAAAATACAGGACAAATTTGACAAATTTTCCATATGGTTAAACTCTAATACACTGAGAGATGaaaagttcctttttttttttggagaaacatGCTTGATAATGGAATTATCTTTATAAACgatattgtgaaatggtaaataagtaaacacagaaaatattaaaagttgTCCTCAAAAgagagggggttggggtgggaaAGGAGGTCTTTCAATATAAACAATATTGTGCAAATATATAGTTCAtcataaatataatgtataaatgtaaaagataTTGATGTGTAAACTGTATActggaggtaaaaaaaatgtttgtccaCTGAAAacgggggggtggagtgggaaaaaaagaactcacAGAATACTTCCTTATTCAcccttctctttttcatttctatGTAAAATTGGTAGGacctttttcttttgaaagcaATCGAGTATAGTATGTTGAAATGTCTTCTtgagaaattttttttgaatCATGCAAGACACTGCAGCCATGTTTCAAATACACCCTGCCATCTAAAATCCCCAGGGTGCTGAAACAATCTGACAATCAGTCATGCAACTGAGGAGGAGGGAACATGAGTGGTCTTTTATGGAGCCATCCCTCTGACAGTGTGGGAGTGGTTGTGAAAACcgtgaattttttatttcacctgcTTTCATTGCCTTGAATTTCTGTTTCAGTTCCTGGGGAGTCAAACGATACTGGTCCAGACCATCATTCCACTTGATTCGTTCAAGCACTTCCAGGTCGCCACCAACCAGCCAATCACCGCCTTCCATTACCATCTGTTAAACACCACatacagcagttttttttaacattttatctgtTTACACTCTGGACTAAGGTGCACTGATTTTATTTGCAGATGCAACAAATGTGATACTAGGTTTATTTATGCTTTGATCAGTAATCCTAAAGACAAGAGACACCGATTCTGTCACACTGCCATTGCCGTCAGGCAGAGGCAATCATCATTACTCACACAAGGCATGGCATTATCTTCAACAAACATATAAAACAGAAGCAAAGAACTAAACTGGCAGTGGTTACCAGGTTAACGTGGAAGGCAAATGCTACCTTGATATAAGGGTGCTGCGGACAACACGTCCCCCATTGCCTGGAACAACGCTCCTCCTTGCGGTGCTCGTAGAACTCGGGGTTGCGGAGAATTGCCACCCTGTGACCCTGGTACTCCAGGGCAAAGGCAGCACAGCCGTCCAGGCTCTGCTTCTTCTCCGTGGAAACGGGCAGGACGATGGGCACGGACAGATTGATGGTGCCACCTGCCAATGCGGCCAAGCGACAGAAGGGGAGTCACTTCAGACACCTGAGCTTGGTAATCGCTAATTGACTGCCTCAAAGTAATTATGGAATCACTGCACTTATCAGTAGAAACTCAAAAAtgttactgcacactgtacGTGAACACAATTATCCATACCCCACGTAATATAATGGAGTAATCTGAATTTAATCAACTGAATTTTTTTGAGTTGTGTACAATTCCCAACGTCAGCATTCTCTATACATAAGAACGCAACGTTAAAATGGTGTTAATAATGCAGAATCTGCAGTTACCGTCGAGCAGCGTGCCAAAGTGCAGGACTTGCAggtactccctctctctcatgaaGCCCTTAAGGGGGGTGGCCCAGCCCTCTGCTAACACCTGTACCCACTGCAGGTCCAgctgcaggaaacaggaaaccatGACCATTTGAACAAGAAGCACAGCCTGTAGCATTAGAAACATCTTGAACTCGATACATGATTCAGGTTTTCATGTGCACCTGTTGCAGTACCAAAGGGCACATTTCACACAATTCACTGCTTTCTCACTGGGACCTGTTATGTTATTTACTATCACTGGATTTGATTGTCTAATAATGAATAAAGGGTAGAATACATGTAAtgtgttttacatatttttgtccatgattttgtatttttttaaatgcatggtacaatacacacacacgcacttatatatatatacatttcaaatgtacagaacatttatttgacGCAAGTCTGATAAAACATGATGCaagtctcccaaaaacagcCCTCATGTACCACCTTATTAGTTATCAGTTAAAGTTTGTCCCTGCACTATGATCTGAATAACCCAGGCGAATGAGGGGTCAGTGTCCTGCAAACACCGCCCCTTGGAGTGCAAacactttacaaaaaaacactggcaaGGTTACCAGCTATtagaaaagtaaacaaaaaattatCTCTAAACTGTTTTCAAAAACAGCAATTTCCTTGCCTTTTCTGAACTGGTTTCTTCTCACAGATATTTAGGGTAAGTATTCAGCAGGGAAAGGATAACTCCACTCTTTCAAAACATTGCATGACCGTCGGGGACCTTGCGTGACATCAACATAAAAGATAACGTGATGACTCTCAGTGACACAACAAAATTCCCTTGCTTTACAAGAGTTTTACAATGCCATAGCAATAAAAGTGTAACATGACACCGTTTTTAATACCTTCCGTGTCCATCTTGTTCCATCCATAAAAATTGCAACCCATTTTTTGGCATACACAGTTGTTACTCTTTCGTGGGGACTGGCAGGTTACCTTGGTGATGCTGAGGGTGGGCAGGGTGCGGGCATCGGCGATGGCCAGGTTGAGCTTATTTTCGGACACGAACAGCTCGTTCACCTCTTCCATGAGGCCGGTCGGCACAATACCCTGCGTACCAAGAGGCATGAGAAGCCGGTTTCATCCAATTCCCTTCACACAGAGTCCTTCAGTACATTCTCCGTCACCCCAACAGAGGGTGCTCACAACCGTTCTCTTCACTGTACCACTAGCAAACACTGCAGAtcctcactgagcagcacactgacacacactaaACCCCCTGTAATCACATTTCTTTTTAGTCTATAAAGTGTTACCACAGGGTAAAGATGTATACTTTCTACAAACTTATAAACAGATAATAAATATTGTCTCCAATAGACCAATAGCATATCCTCTTGTAGTGATCAGTATAAGAACTTTGTTAATCACAGGAAGAAATCATTTATGTATGCTATGTACCTATAACTATttcaaaattcagatttttattgcacagggtctttagAGCAGAAGGGGGAGGGACCGAAGGAGCTCCTTAGGCTCACCTGCTCTTTCAGGAGGTCCACCACTTGCTGGATGCACTCATTGACACTGATCTCCCCGGTTTTCAGCACCAGTTCAGGGGCTTCTGGCTTCTCATAGTCAGAGTCAATGCCAGTGAAGCCTGTGAAAAGTGGGGAGAGTTTACAGTCAGACAAACCTGGGCTCCTGAGCAGTTCAGTAATGCTGCTCATTCTTCGCAGAATGGACCCTGTAGTAACATGTTTGAGTCTGAGCTGTGTCATTATCAGACTATGACACAGGTCACTAGTTGTGAGATATGCCTATGCTACGATCTGTTCAAACGCTCCTGCATACTGTGAGGCCCACGTGTAAACTAGCCAGCTGCTTGCAGGTAACTGCCTAAGACGTGTGTATATGTCTCAGCTGCTCCCTGGTGGTGTATGGCTGGCACAGAAATGACTACAGAAGCGCTGAACAAAACAGACAGGTTATTTTCAGCCAAGTCCATTGAAAACCAAACCGTCATGCTACTAAAAATTTGCTCATACATTTCAGCTGCCAGGAAATTTTCAGCTGGGATAGGTGCTCTTTTCCTCATGCGAATGGTTTTGCTTTTCACTCTAACTGATGTATATCAGGATGTCTGCTTAGCCTCGAAAACAATAAACACCATGACGTTTGTTACAAACGGCTGGGAATGCCTAGCGATGCGAGACCACGTCACCTTTAATCTCGCCGGCGCGGGCCTTCTTGTAGAGGCCTTTGACGTCCCGTTCCTCACACACCTCCAGGGGGGCGTTGATAAACACCTCGAAGAACGGCAGCCCGGCGCTGTCGTGGATCTTCCTGCCTTCATCCCGATCCTGAGACAGGCACAGTGTTTCAACGCATTGTGTGTTGTTGCTATGTGTCGTTGCATGTGATTGGGAGGACCCCACCTATATGCTGCACTGGAATCAAATTCCACCAACCTGGTGTGGCAATAAAAGTATCTTGTATCTTACGTAACGTAAATGAATTGTGTTAAGACATTGTTTTCCTTGACTCGTCCCTCATTGTCCTGTATAGGCCAATCATGCTAACGCACCTTTAACCATCCGTTTCATCAAGGCGCCATATTGGGCATGAGAATCATCTCCTTGCGCCAGCTCCGCTCACCTTAGTGAAGGGGGAAATGAAGCTGGTGATGCACACCAGGCCAGCGTCGGCGAACAGCTTGGCCACCTCGGCGATGCGCCGGATGTTCTCCTCCCTGTCGGTGGAGGTGAAGCCCAGGTTCTTGTTCAGTCCGTGGCGGATGTTGTCGCCGTCCAGGGAGTAGCAGGGGATCCCGTGGGTGACCAGGTACTCCTCCAGAGCGAAACCGATCGTGGTCTTCCCGGCACCGGACAGACCTGCgtgattggttggaacaaaCAGAGCTCGTGAAACTAATCATCCTAAAAAGATTTTAATGGAGGTCAGGCACAGACCCTGTACTCAATCAGTAAATTCATCATGCTTGCCAGTAATCTCATCAACATTACTGCCAAGACTCCAATTTAAACTCACTAAGAATGATGAAAACCAATGTTCTAACTCAAACAATGCCTTTATCATGGCATTTATTTGCATGGACTACATCTTTTAAGCCGTAGAAAGTCAGGTGTGAAACTACTactgaagggggaaaaaacgcaAAGAATTACAGGctgcacattttcattcataattgTGCCATAGGATAGAAGCAGGTGATGATGACGTAAAAGTCCAGAAGTCCACTTCagtgtaaagaaaaacaactcTTACATTGCACCTGTTAAGCAGACACTCTTAGCaacttaaaatgcattgcaatgCAATCACAATCTGAGCTTCAACTCTGGATTTAcactgacatttagcagatgtttttgTCCAGAGTGACACAGTTTGTTTTCCCACGGCGTGCAGGCAGGACTGCCACTGTGGGCTACGCACGGCAagttgtggtcactcactcacggacgttTAGTCGGACATATGCGCAGGTGGTGGCAGCTAAAATGTGCCTACGGAAGTGAGTTGCACCGcaggtctggacggtttcgtgcttgtttctttgctctttatttaaacacaatCCATTCGTACAGGTGGATACCTGGTTAGACGAGCTGAAGGTACATCAGCAGTGCCCCAGTTTGGGAGTCAAACCAGCAGCCCCTAAGTTCAGAGCCCTACCCATTTCACTGTACCGCTTCCTCGTCGGTTTACACAGTAACGGGTGCCGGAGCATCGCGTGGCCGTCTCTCTGCTTACCGGTCAGCCAGACGGTGCATCCTCGGAAGCCGCTGCGGGTGCCCACCACCTGGCCTCTTTTGCTCCGGCTCACGTGGTGGGCCTGCAGCACCACGTTGGTCGACCTTTGGAGAACCTGAAACCAAAGAGAGCTTTTACACACCAGCGCCTCTGACAGCAGCAGCGAGAGAACAGTGAGCGCAGCAAAGATGCTGAAACTACACACGCCGGCTGAAATTTTGCGTGGCTCCTAAATGGCTAGGCTTCTAGCCTATCACGCCACGATAAAGCGAACAGCTTTGCTTTCAGAACTGTAGAAAACAGTCTCAGGAGGATCAGACTAGATTAAAATGTTTGGAAAAGAGCTTCATAATCCTCAGTTCAATAGAAAATGAGTGACTTTTTTGTCACGGTTTATAGATGGCAACCAAAGTCTACATGCAATAAAAGAGAGTGTGCATAGTCATGTTACCAAGAAACATGTCCAACAGCGACTAGGTAGTAAATAGtaagagaaaacacaaaataaaaaatctgaaattatgttatttattatttttagtgaaaACGTTGTGCTGATTTATTTCATCAGTTTAAATACTGATAACATATGCCACTGCACAGCTGCAATAGTATGTCATCagcaacacaaaaatacaatcCAGCTACACAAAAAATTACTAATTGAAACGCATAGCGAgccccaccaaaaaaaataaaaacaaaatcaactggaaaaaaaaccaaatgcttcattatgacatcacacacaaaactttccatggaacaaattaattatttgtttatcaGGCTAGAAATCTCCCCAAATTAAAAAAGAGCTTCATGCTCTTGAAACATGCACAGAAGTGCTCTTTTGGTAGCATGTACCATGTGGCGTCAAAGGCGGTTCAAAGTTCCCAGCTCTTTCACACACTTCTGCCCCCGTGCCAAGGTTGAACTTTGGCTTTCACTACAATGTGATCTGGTCACTTATAAAACTCTTCACATTGCCAGATAGTAGGGGCACTTATCTGGTTTGCCTGTGAAAAGACATCAAATCAGATGGGCAATTTAGGTCAAGAGACGCTGCTCAGCACTGCTTGGTACAGGTACGCAGTTCAGTATGTGGAAAGTCATTTTTGTCTCCAACCAGTACGGAAGTTGAAGAGCAAAACAACTTGCATATGTGATTGGAACAGAAGAAAACAGTGAGAGCAGTTCCCTTTTTGACTTTTTATGACTCCAGGCCTTTATTACTTATATAACAATAATTCATGtaatcatacttttttttccatcttcatGCATTTCATGAAACTGCATGTAGCTGTTCCTGTGTTCCTGATTCATTGCAAGTTGCTCTGTATTCATTCACACTTCAggccaaaaataattaatttatggcGTGTACTTCAGCTAACGTGTGAATACTGATGAGTATGAGTACAAATATTGACTACtctatattttttctaaattaacaTAAATCCAAAAACCCATcctattaatctttttttttgatggttGGACATCTGAATAATCAAACATATGGCTGCATCCCTGGTACTTAagttaaacaatgaaaaataaactggtCTAAACTGGTCTTTGCTGCTTTGTAAGAGCAAGATAAAAGAACGAGCACTTGAATGAATGAGAAAACAAACGCTTCTAGTATTGTGTCAGCCGCATTACCTAATCTCTAACAGAAAGCGGAGTGCATTGGCGGGAGAGGGCAGTAAACCCTGAACTCTGGAGCACTGCGGTACAGTACAACAGCCCCCGCTGCGGGGCCCCCGTCCTCCGCTCTCGCTCGCCCGATCCTCCAGGGAGCGCCACATAGCAGCTCGCTCACTGCTTCCAGCTGAACTTGGCAGCGTCTTACGTaatcgggggcgggggggccagCTCCGCGTAGGGCCGACCTGTCAGAGAGGCAGTCAATGCGCTGACTGTCAGAGCTAGCTGCGCCGCACCCCAGGCCCCCACCAGGATGCtgaggggggggcgagagggggggCTAGACCACCACGCAGCCCCTGTGGAGATGCGTGACTCCGGCTTTGGTCACTGCGAGAATAAATCAGCCTTTGCGGGTCCCTTGCCAGAAGCTTTCATTCAGACAGAATGAGGGGTGGCTCAATGCGATGGGTAGGAATTTAAACAGTAGGTCTGTGCTAATTAAGTCATGCGGGGTGAGGATTCTTGCCAGCGCCTGCTGGACTGCTGGAGTACTCTGTACAGACTCCGCCCAGAGGCCGAGGCCagacaaaggggaaaaaaaacaaataatacataaaaaaataaaagcatgttcTCTTCCATTCTTTCTGAATTGTTGTAACTTAGAAACCTAAACTTCATAACTCAAAGCAATGTTCACAGGCAGAATTGTCTGAATTATACTCaactacacaaaaataaatatcacaataataaacaaaaacatccaaacccaaacacacatggaaacagaaagacagacagaaatatagATTGAACTTGAGCAATTTGAAGTAAGACCTGAGTactgtaaatatacatatttttatgggCCTTCACAGAGAAGGTAACTGCTTGGCCCTCTGAGCGTTTACAGCCCTGTACATCATGCTGCACTCTCAGAGTACGCATAGCTCAAGACAATGCGACCACTGTGTAAATGGTGATGTGGCAAAttttaccacccccccccctccccactgaccaacccccacctctcttcactgcactacacacacacacacacacacacacacacacgcgcgcgctcgcgcacacacacacacacacacacacacgcgtgcacacacacacacgcagagtcAGGAAACAAGCTGAGTGAAGTGCTTTGGTGCCAGCCCTTTCCAGACAGTcaactcactctctctgtccagcAGCCAAAACCTCTGCACTGCAAACATGCGCAAGTCAAATATAATAAAGAGACCTGGCTGTATGAAGTGTGATTCTGTTTAAGATTACAGGGCTCAAACAGATTCAGCACAGAAATCTGAAACACATTCTAATTATTGCAATAAACGTCTTACAATCGATAGGGAGGCTGCCATGCTACTGGTATACAAGTCCTTgtatgttttaacctttccatAGCTGTTTACAGCACATAATATCAGGCAGGAGGCAAGATCAGTTGTATCCTCAAAATATAGAGCAAAGAATAGTACGCTTAATATAATTACAGCGCATTAATGGcctttgtatttaaaatggggAGAATTAATAGACACACAGTTTTGGTCTTACGGTCCAGACAGATAACTTTACAGGAACTAGCAAATAGGTACAGTGTTCTCAAAATGCCGGGTGCACACTCGAAGGAGACAAATtggctctgctctctctcgctctctcatcaCTGCCTCTACAGTAGatccagggtggggggggggggaacaaacgGGCCCATTCACGGACTCTGACGATGCAGCCCACAGCCCCACACCACCGCCGCGCCTCTTACTGAGTGGCCCTGTGCCACGTGACATCTGAGCTTCATTCACACGGACCAGCGTCTCCGTAGCACCCGTAGGTACAGAGCGCTCCAGTGTCGCCGTCAGACAGAACGGCTCAATGACCCGTTGTTCCTCCTGCCGGCTGCGCTGGGCGGGTAAGTCTAGCCTCACTGGATCCTCTGTAGGCCAAGAGTCATTCCTACCTCTGCCCTACTGATGGAAACGGCTGAATCACTCTACCTTTTAGCTGCAGGTTAGGTGTGACTGCCACTTCAGGAGGTTCTATTTAATCATTACATAAAAGCAATGCAATAACTATGCGATAATCATGACTATAAATCCTCAAATACACAGTGGTATCAATACCAAcaagaaatacataaaaatgtatacacaggcagacaaacagacaagcaGATATATAGAAGTGGAAGAGaccattacagcacagttaCCAGTGTTATTTTTGACACTGAGAAGGGTATGCTGAGCAATTACTGCTGAGAAAAACTTTCAACCGGCAATATGGATGTCTAGCACTGAGGTTAACTTCAGCATTGCTAAGCCTGGTTATGCCTGTCCTAACATTAAAAATTATACCAGAATTGTGCCGATTTCTGGTTTCATATATTAGTTTAGTTTACGTGGATCTTAGTCTAGGCCATAAAGTTAGATCAAATAGAATACTTTAGGGTGCATTCCTGATCAGAGTTcaccagctggggggggggggggggggttgggtggtgctggagcctatcccaacatgcactgggcaagtcatttattcaactcACTGTATTGTTGCTGGCAAGAATATTGTTGACTTATGCCGGAACTAGTCACAGTATTCAGAAGCAATAATCGGAAAACCAGTAGTCCTGCATGCCTGCAGTAAGCATTCAGAAAGTTTGTTCTTGATTTCCCATGCCCTCAGGATATATAGGTGTTGAATGGAGAATGGTGTACCTGTCaagaccatttttattttgaataaaggTACTTTCACTGAGAGAAGGGCAAACACAGCAGAGGGCACTGTGGAGTGGCTCCTCAAAATACTCTGTGACCTCTGGCAACCAATCAGCAGAGAGTATAGTCGAGTAGATTAACATTTTATTCTAGACTGCAGACTTATGAATTGTGTAAACAGCTCTTTTAGGCTGTGGAAACATGCCCAGAACACGAGTAAATCCTGGGTCTGAGGATGtaagaaaagataaaaatgcagCGGAATTAGGCAAACGCCTCACATGCTGCAGTAATGaccatttaaatgcaaatcaaagCTTTTGCCTTGCTTGCCCCTGTAACGGTTTAATCATTACCCAGATAATGGCACGAATGTTAGAGGGGCGATAAACCGAGGTTAAACCCACTCACATTCACTAGTTCTCATATACACATGCTGCATTTGTTCTTGGTCAGATTGTTTTACTCTGATTCATGGAACAAATCCATTATCTATGCTTTCAGCTACATTATGTAGCCACTTGTCAAAGTTTGACACGCAGAAATGAAAAGCTGGTAAACTTTAGAATGCAGTGACTATGAAAGCTATGGTGTGGGGTTATTAATTGAGTTTAAAAGGACATTTTCCCTCACAGATGTGATCCTCATGCCCAATATACAACTCTGAATAACTgaaatatactgtgtgtgtgtgtgtgtgtgtgtgtgtgtgtgtgtgtgtgtgtgtatgatatttTAACAGTTGTCTGCATtagaataatattaaataaataatctactTACAAAATAGTATTCTACAGATTTTGGGATTACTTCCCATCTGAAAATTCAGCTGGGATTCCAAGATGGTCttagctggtcatagctggtctggTGCTGGTCtcagctggtctgtggctggtcaaaggTGAGGCGATTAAACTAGTAGAGTAAACCGGTGGCTGAACTGGTAGAGTAGCTGACTATAAGCGGGTGAATAGCGGGTTAAACTGGTTGAACAGCTACAAACAGCTGGAAGTGTCAATAGCACAGGTTAAACTAGCAGGACCATCTCAGGTTGGGCTAAAacggaattttcagcagggaacaTATTTCGCTCCAAACTTACCATACACCTTGAATAGTATCAAAATATGTAGTATttatgcaatgcaaataaatgtaatacgaCGTGTAATTTCCTCAGTTTACCCATGCTGTTACCTCTTTGTCTATCATGTCACACGAATCCAACAACATTTAGATTACAGCAATGCTTTCACTGGGCCAAAATGTCTGCAAAAACTCTTCTAAACTATTTAAATAGGATAATGAAGAGCATTCCACAAAATTAGCTTACATAatagtttacattacatttaggtTATTATCTgacaaaaatagaacagaaacgCATCACATATTACATATACTTTTTTCGTTTTGATGCCCCATGTTTGT
Protein-coding sequences here:
- the papss2b gene encoding bifunctional 3'-phosphoadenosine 5'-phosphosulfate synthase 2b yields the protein MMSGNKKQRTVLQRSTNVVLQAHHVSRSKRGQVVGTRSGFRGCTVWLTGLSGAGKTTIGFALEEYLVTHGIPCYSLDGDNIRHGLNKNLGFTSTDREENIRRIAEVAKLFADAGLVCITSFISPFTKDRDEGRKIHDSAGLPFFEVFINAPLEVCEERDVKGLYKKARAGEIKGFTGIDSDYEKPEAPELVLKTGEISVNECIQQVVDLLKEQGIVPTGLMEEVNELFVSENKLNLAIADARTLPTLSITKLDLQWVQVLAEGWATPLKGFMREREYLQVLHFGTLLDGGTINLSVPIVLPVSTEKKQSLDGCAAFALEYQGHRVAILRNPEFYEHRKEERCSRQWGTCCPQHPYIKMVMEGGDWLVGGDLEVLERIKWNDGLDQYRLTPQELKQKFKAMKADAIFAFQLRNPVHNGHALLMQDTKRRLLERGYQRPVLLLHPLGGWTKDDDVPLDWRMKQHAAVLEEGVLDPACTIVAIFPSPMMYAGPTEVQWHCRARMIAGANFYIVGRDPAGMPHPETKQDLYEPTHGSKVLTMAPGLTSVEIIPFRVAAYNKVKKGMDFYDKERHSEFEFISGTRMRKLARSGENPPDGFMAPKAWKVLTEYYSSLQKDQ